From the Anaeromyxobacter dehalogenans 2CP-1 genome, the window GCGGCGCGCGGCCGCGGCGGCGACGAACGCGTCCTTGACCGCGCGCACGTGCGCGAGCAGGCAGGCGCGGAACACGCCGTCCGGCGCCGGCGTGGGTGGCGCCGCGACCGCCGACTGCTCGATCACGCGGGCCCGGGGCCGGATCTCGGGCGGCAGCGCCTCGACGCCGCGCGCCTGCAGGACCGTGACGCGGGTGGCGAGCGCGAGCGAGCGCCGCGCCTCGGGCGACGCGGGCAGGTCCTGGTACAGGTCGGTCCCGGCCATGCCCACCACCAGCGGCGCCTCGGGGCGGGCCTCGCGCCAGCGGAGCACCGAGGCGTGGCTCTTGGTCGCGTGCAGCGCCACGAGCAGGTCGCACCGCTCGCCGGCCCACGCGTCCACGAGGCCCACGTGATGGCCGAGCGCGCGCAGGTGGCCGGCCCAGCGGAGCGCGGTGACGCGGTTGCCCTTGTGCGAGCCGCGGGAAGCCGGCGTGGCGATCGCGATCCTCACGCGGCGCAGGTCCGGAACCCGGCCCAGGGATCGCGGCGATCGGGCGTGTAGAAGTTGCGGAAGGTGGGCCGCAGCAGGCGCGGCGGCGTGGCGAAGCTCCCGCCGCGGAGCACCCGGTGCGTGCCGAACCAGGGCTGCGAGTACTCCCGGTACGGATCGGCGACGAAGCCGGGGTAGGGGAGGAACTCGCTCGCGGTCCACTCCCACACCCGTTGCACGGCGCCGAGCGGGGCGCTCTCCGCGGCAGCGGCCGCCTCCCACTCCGCCTCGCTCGGCAGCCGCCGCCCGGCCCACCGGCAGAACGCGTCCGCCTCGTGGGCGCAGACGTGCGCGACCGGCCGGTCCGCCTGCAGCGGCACGCGCCGATCGAACTCCCGCCGCGTCCACCCGCCCGCCCCGGGCTCCCAGTACGCCGGGTGCTCGGCGCCTTGCGCCTCGCGCCAGCGCCAGCCGGCGGCGCTCCACAGCGCGCTCCGGCGGTAGCCGCCGTCGTCCACGAACTCGGCGAACCGGGCCTCGGTCACCGGGGCGCGGGCGATCCGGAACGGCCGGAGCTCCACCG encodes:
- the senB gene encoding selenoneine biosynthesis selenosugar synthase SenB, which translates into the protein MRIAIATPASRGSHKGNRVTALRWAGHLRALGHHVGLVDAWAGERCDLLVALHATKSHASVLRWREARPEAPLVVGMAGTDLYQDLPASPEARRSLALATRVTVLQARGVEALPPEIRPRARVIEQSAVAAPPTPAPDGVFRACLLAHVRAVKDAFVAAAAARRLPARSRLQVAHLGAALDPDAAPAARAEMAANPRYLWLGEHRRREALSILAGSQVLVITSRLEGGSNALSEAVAAGVPVLSTRIDGTVGLLGPDHPGYFPVGDPQALAGLLLRAEEDPAFLLQLRRSTARARPLVEPAREREAWRRLLAELFPG
- the senA gene encoding selenoneine synthase SenA; translated protein: MDRILSAWVRDARAQTLGLAASLPADGLLGPRLAIVNPPLWELGHVAWFQERWVLRHATGRPPLRAGADALYDSTAIPHDVRWDLPLPSLEETIGYLREVEAGVLALLERGEADPYFVRLSVFHEDMHWEAMAFSRQTLGWPAPPGLPAAAAGAGPEGDAALPGGTFRLGAAPGDGFVFDNEKWAHPVELRPFRIARAPVTEARFAEFVDDGGYRRSALWSAAGWRWREAQGAEHPAYWEPGAGGWTRREFDRRVPLQADRPVAHVCAHEADAFCRWAGRRLPSEAEWEAAAAAESAPLGAVQRVWEWTASEFLPYPGFVADPYREYSQPWFGTHRVLRGGSFATPPRLLRPTFRNFYTPDRRDPWAGFRTCAA